One Nicotiana tabacum cultivar K326 chromosome 23, ASM71507v2, whole genome shotgun sequence genomic window, AGACGGCGCCACGTCAAGACAAAGCACCTTAGCCCACGTGTCAGCTTCTCAACAGCTCAAAACACTTGATACGATTCGTCACTTACAAAATCCATACAAACCAAAATTTTCCACTTGATGAATCTGAACGTGATGATCAAACCTCCTCTTTCTTTAACCAAACTCACTGCATCTTCTTTAACATTCCACTGCAAATTCTCCAAAACCAATATGCATTCTTCTTTCAGTGCCAGAGCCAGAGCCACACCCACTGTTCAAAATGTTCCAGAGCTAACCCCTGAAGAAATGGAAAGAGTTTGTGAACAGACTTTTCAGAGATACACTAGTGTTAGTGGTTTGGCTAAGAGGAAAGGCAAAGGGGTTGCAATTGTTTGGTTCAGGAATGACTTGAGAGTGTTGGATAATGAGGCTCTTTTTAGAGCTTGGGTTTCATCTGAAGCAATATTGCCTGTTTATTGTGTTGATCCTACACTTTTTGGGACTACCCATTTCTTTGGAATGCCCAAAACTGGAGGTATTCGcttcactcttttttttcttttggatcgGAGCAAGATATAGCGTCTTCTAATTCTGTGTCATTTGTGCACATAACTCGTACTTTAATCCTTCTTCTTCGGACACACAGGAGTCTTCCAACTAGTTTAGAATTGAGCATAAATAGAGAGGATTCATATAACCCACCCCAACTAGTTTAGAATTAAGCATAGTTGTTTTGTTGATTTTCTATTTACCTGATCCTTCTTTTCCATATTCTAAGGTTAAGTTTGATTTAAGTTGAATCTTCTATTGTGACCTATTTGATAAGCTCAACGTTTGTCTTTTCTCTTTGACAGCTTTAAGGGCGCAATTCATCATAGAATCCTTAACCGATTTGAAAAGAAATCTAGTGAAGCGGGGACTTGACCTAATGATTCAACATGGTAAACCAGAAGAGATTATCCCTTCCCTTGCAAAAGCTTTTAAAGCACACACAGTTAAGGagcttcttctttcattttctttcttcacATTGATGTTACTTATTTGACAACTAGTCAATTTTATTGCCGTTAACTACATAGTAAGGTAAGGAGGTGTGTTTATGTTACAGGTGTATGCCCACAAGGAAACATGCAGTGAGGAAGTAAAAGTAGAAAAAATGGTCACCAGAAATTTGCTAGAATTTGTACCACCAATATCTGGTGAACTAGGCAATGAGCCAAGATCTACAAATGCTACTAAACTGGAATTGATCTGGGGTGGTACTATGTATCATATAGATGACCTTCCATTTGACTGTGAGAGTTTACCAGATGTGTACACTCAGTTCCGTAAGGTATTATTATTCTTCACAATATGTTTCTGTTTTAGGAAACTTGCAATTCAGGATACTTTCTCTTATCTCATCTGTTAGCTGTCTTGTTGATGGTTAAACTTAACAGTCAGTGGAATCCAAATCAAGAATCCGTAATTGCATTAGACTCCCAGCATCACTTGGTCCACCACCAGAGGTTGGAGAGTGGGGATGTGTCCCACAAGTTACTGAGCTCGGGCTTCAGTCGGAAAAGGCAGGTCAAACATTAGAGTTGTATAAAAAGAACCATGGATAAATTTGTGCATTTAACTCCAATTATTATTCTCATGTTTCCATCTTTTTACAGGTTTCTAAAGGAATGAAGTTTATGGGAGGTGAAAGTGCTGCACTGGGTAGGGTACATGATTACTTTTGGAAGAAGGTGAAGGACCTGTCTTTTATCTGAAATTACTGCACTGTGATTGCAACATGaattgttcaaattttatctCGGGTTTCTGTGATTTTCTtgttcttttcatttcttttgttgCAGGGGGTCAGGGTGACCCGAGtttttttggttaattttttcctctcttttttgtttgtttggtgCAGCGATAGAGTTATTCATTTGATGTACCTGTTGACCATGGGTCTAAAGCGTGTCAAactagcctcttgcagaaatgcaagggTAAAGCTGCATAGGGTAGACCTCCACCCTTCCCCTATGCCCGCACTAGCCAGAAATACTTCATGCACagggctatcccttcttttttctGTTCACAGTGATGCCTATGATCGTCATGCTTTTGGGTGCTGCATTGGTCCCTACACATTTTAAAAAGTGACAAATTACCTGGTGTTTCTGAAATTAAACCTTCTTCTGTTTCTACTCTACTATAGTCATCTACTAGATGGCCAGGACTTGGGGAATTTGCTGACCTAATAtttttactgctttctagtaGAGAGACGCGACCTAGGCGAATGATGACTCTACATATTTCAATTCTTCTGATCTGTGATTGATTGCAGGATTTATTGAAAGTGTATAAAGTGACTCGAAATGGAATGTTAGGGCCTGATTATTCTACAAAGTTCTCTCCTTGGCTTGCTTCAGGATGCCTATCTCCCCGTTTTATATATGAAGAGGTACAGAACTTTTTCTCATACTGTAATGTTACATTAACAACCTTCTTATTCTAGTAAGCTATAAAGATTAAGAAAGCTTCGTTTGACTTGTTAAGGTGAAGAGATACGAGAAGGAAAGACAATCAAATGATTCGACATACTGGTATAGTTTCCTCCCTTCTTCCTTCTCTGTATGCTAATGGTTTTTATGCCTGAGATTTAGTATAATAAATATAGTTTTTTAGTACCAAACAATCTGATGCCCTGTATTCCTCACAATATTCATACACCGGACAGGTGTATATTTGATGCCTGATTTCTGTTTTCAGGGTTTTGTTTGAATTGATATGGAGGGATTACTTCAGATTTCTCTCAATCAAGCAAGGAAATTTGCTTTTTCATGCAGGTAAAAAAGACATTCTTATCTGAATTCATATTAACACACCCCATTTTCTAATCAACTCCTCAAGAGGAATGTTGCTGCTTGCTTTTTATGTAGTGTAAATATTCTGTAGGTTCATTCTTCTTTTTCCGCCTGGCTACTATCGACATCTGGAAATATATCGATACTTGTTTTTTTTCTCCGTTTAGGTGGTCCCCGAAAAGTAGATATTAACTGGAGCCAAGACCAAACCATGTTTGATGCCTGGAGACGAGGTCAAACTGGGTAAATTCCTATCTAGGGGCTGGCCAAGCACCTGTTGTTTAATAAATACATTATCTTCGTACCTTGCATGTTGACTGCTCCTTTCTCCTCCTCAAACCCAAATGGGATATCTTAGTATGAAGTTCAAGTCTGAGGAAACATGTGAAAATAAATATGTTCTACATTTCCATGGGATGAGAAATTGTTAATTTTCCCAATGCAAATCTATAGGTATCCTTTAATTGATGCCAACATGAAAGAACTAGCTTCTACTGGATTCATGTCGAATCGAGGGCGACAGGTACATGTGcactttattatttaatattttcgaaaaattataTGCTAGTTTGTTACCTAGTAAACAGTTCTGGAAGATAAATTCATCAAGAAAGAAGGCAATTTACTGCAATCTAATTATTTTAGTATCTTTTTCCCAGATTGTGTGTTCTTTTCTTGTTCGAGATATGGGCATTGACTGGCGGATGGGAGCTGAATGGTTTGAGACATGCCTCTTGGATTATGATCCTTGCTCCAACTATGGAAACTGGACATATGGTGCAGGTGATTCTCCTTTTATTATCTACCTTTGATATATCCACTTTCTCTAAACTGGAAGTTGGAATTGTGAGTTGAAACTTCTGCTATTCCTTTTGTGTCAGGTGTTGGCAATGACCCTAGAGAAGACCGTTACTTCAGCATCCCGAAACAAGTAAGTGCAATAAGGATATAAATATTACTTTTGATAGAATCATGTTCTGGGAATCCTATGCTATTTACTCACTATGAGATAGATGTTATTCTAAGAATGTTTTTACATGTTTCAGGCTCAAAACTATGATCCCGAAGGGGAGTTTGTTGCATACTGGTTGCCAGAGCTAAGAGCACTTCCGAGGGAGAAAAGACATTCTCCCGGAATGATGTACTTAAAGCCAATTGTTGCTCTCAAACATGGATACACCAAGAAGACTGGTGATTCGAAAATGGCATTTGCATCAAGAAGAGCCAAACCAGAAGACAATCGACGAAAGGGACAGGGAGATAGGAGAACGTATTAGCACTGCTGCCAATATAGGCTACTGATTTTCAGGACATTTCTCACAAAGTTACAACTGAGATCAGAAACACTAGCTGCAGCATACTGATTGTGAAATATATCTGCGAGTAGAACTAACCTGATCCCACTGGTTACTTGGAGGCACTTGTAACAAAGATTGTGAAATTGGCTATTACCGCTTGGTCCAAGCTTATCACAATTCACATCCTTGGACCATCTTACACAGTTCTTGAATGATTTTTTCTTGGCTTGGATACCTCTATTTTTGTATTATCCTACACATCTCAGTTTGGTAAAGATATCACTTCCAtgataatccgaacaaaacaataTAATGGATGTGAATTGTGATAAGTTGTTCTAAACTGAAACATACTGATAATCCGAACCGAAAAAAGTGTTACTTGTTTGCCGGTACCATGTTATTGGATTAGCTGTTCGGAATGGTTTGGAATCATATGACTAATGGGTTATCGATCGGTTTGTCCAATTTCATCATCAATTTAACCAATAACCCGATATGATACACTTAATTTACATTTTTACCCTTGGCTATATAAAGTAGTAATGTTTACTCTTTTTAGGGCTTAAGGAATCCAATGCTTCCAGTTCAGTGTAGCATATTTAAAAACTGAAAACTGATTAATCGAACCCATAACTACAAAAACCAAACCTATCCCTACTTGAGTTGTCTTCACTTCCTCTTAGTCGTAAgcttgtttttgaaagatctgttCCTAAATCCTTACTCTTGAAATGAATTTAACTGgtcaaaattaaactaattattttGTCTAACAATAAACGAAAGGAACTTTATtaaacatgatagaaaatggtggAATAAAATATGCTGTCTTATGGCTTGATCTAAAACCTTGCAACCAATAAAAAGTCTCACTGGTTTATATAGCCCTTTATCTTTCAGGGTACCCTTAAAAACAAGAAACTGAACACACCCATACTAATATAAAGCAAAAAGAAATAATGTAGACCAAGCTGgagtttcttcttttattgttccAAGACAAGAATTCAATTTAGAGCTACTCTTGCTCCATGTGATTTGTTGGAATCAAGTAGAGGTCATCTTTGCTTGCTGCAAAAACTCTACTTGTTTCAGTAGTGTGAAAATCAGCTGCATTAACCTTATGAGGGAATTTCCAGTCAAAGAAATAGAGCAACTGAGCTAAAGGATGCCCAGTGTtaactaaaccaaacgacattcCTGGACACATTCTTCTTCCTGAACCGAAAGGAATGAACTGATAGTGATTTCCCGTAAGATCAACAGAAATATTTTCAAATCGCTCGGGTTTGAAACTTTCAGGATCTTCCCAACTTTCAGGATCTCTTCCAATTGCCCATGCATTAACCATTACTCTAGCTTTAAGAGGTACAGTATATCCATCAATCTCAGTTTGTTCTCTGCATTCTCTAGGTCCTAATAAAGGAACTGGAGGATGCATCCTTAGTGTTTCTTTGATCACTGATTTTAAGTATGGCAACTTGTCAAGATCATTTTCGTCCAAGTTTTCATTTTCTTTGAAGACTTTTCTCACTTCAGCTTGTGCCTTGGCCATAACACTTGGGTGCTTCATCAATTCTGATAGTGCCCATATAATTGCAGTATATGAAGTTTCAGTTCCAGCAATAAACAAGTCCTGCAACAAacgtatataacttaaatctataagaaaaagaaaaatatatatatatatgataatgaCATATATAGGATCAAAACTTAATTACCAGAATTACTGCTTTCATGTTGTCATTTTCGATAGGAAATTGAAGCTCATTATTCTCCTTAACCCTCAGTAAAGCATCAATCATATCTTCGCCACCAAACTCGTTATTTCCCTTTATCCCTGCTGCATGATTCTCTTTGTGCTCATTGATGATATTCTCCATAATTAGATTATACTTATGGTGAACATTCGTCAATCTAGCTTTCATGTTGCTCATATTGTGAAGTAATTTCCATGAAGGGAACAAATCACACACATCAAATCCTCCTGATAATGCTAATATCTCCCTTATTAACATAATCAATTCATCACGATCGTTGCATATTTTTCCAAAGGCTAATCTACAAGTCATGCAACTTGTAAACCAGAGAAGCTTTTCGTTTATGTTCACTGCAGAAGAAGCTGTTGCTAAACGAATCGACGAGAGGAGCTTCGAGAGCTCATCCTTTCGGATTGTGCTAAATGACTTGAGCATCTTGTTACTCAAGAGTTCTTGTGTTAATATTTTACGCATTTGTCTCCAGTAATCGCCATATGGGGCGAATGATATGTCCCTGCTTTTGTAAAACACAATGTCCGAGGACATGAACCGAGGCCTCGTTGCAAAAGCAAGATCATGAGTTTTTAGTACAGCTTTTGCTATACGTGGCGAAGATATTACAACTACAGGAACTTCTCCAAGTTGTAAATACATGAGAGGTCCATATTTTCGGGCTAAATCTCTAAGATGATGGTGTGGGAGTTTACCTTTCAAGTGATGGAGGCTGCCAATAAGGGGAAGTCTCCATGGACCTGGAGGTAACTTTGGGATTTTGGTATTCCACTTTTTCAATAGgataaaaagaaatgaaatgaagaGTAGCAAAGCAATTAAGTTGAAAGGAGAAGACTGAATATCCATTTTACTAAGTAAGAAAAGGAAGGTTGGTTTTGATAGATATGATGCTTTATTGGTAATAACttttctctctatatatatacaaagaagttgaagaataagCATGTGATTGATTAGGACTTTAGAACGCCAGTGGTATACCCTGTGATTTGGGCTTTACATATTTTACTTTGAAACCTTCTTGTACTTCAGTCTTATAAGAAATTCGGGAAAAACAAATCAGAAATAATCATATTTAGAattagtaattaaaaaatagtcatagtttcaaaataaatcgaaatttagtcactttttcatGTAaggataaaatctgaacaaaaacactcTTAAAATCCGGAAATATGAGATTCCAGCATATATGTTGGAAATTTATACAAAGGAGCTCCATAATTCAACATATTATGTTGTAACTTTTCGTGTTTCAgcaaaatagtgattatttttcaatgactttgcaaacgctgactatttttcaattaatggtccgaaaactggctagttTCACGATAAATTCTCAAATTGGTTCAGTATTAAAAGATATTATATTGTACGCTAATACAGTAGTTGGTGTGTGCTTATTTTCACATTGTTCCGTGGGtaagtatatttttatttttggccaaGCGTCCAAATCTACCCTTAACGATTGGTTATATTTAGCAAAATAAAACAGCATTTTTTTTTTATAGGAATAGAAAGAAAGACACTTGGTTTGAAAGCGATTTTAGCTTTACAATGTTGAAATTCTCAGATACGTGCATTGCAAAAGCCTTATATGTACATCCATTGACCGTTGATTATGTGAAAGTTTTGACAGCGGAATACCTCATAATTTTGAAACAttggtatttgattgaaaatGCTAGGTACAGAATCGAAATTGAGATTGAGTTGTCATTTCACTTATTGAAGAAAATTGAGGTCTCAAATTTCAACTTTAAGTCTCAATCATTGAAAACACCAGTTAGTACTGTAGCCTCTTTTTGCCTCTTGTACTTGAAGAACACTTATTAATTCTAAAACAGAGGTGGTAGAGAAATTTTTAGACTCTTCCAGAGAGGAAATTTTGGAATCAAATCTCTCGGGAATTGTCATAAGAATTTTTTCAACTATCCTGTCATCTTTGAAATCCTCGCCAAGTAATTTGATTTTATGACAATTAAAGAAATTCGGTCAGAATACTTAGCGATGGTCTCATCATCTTGCATTCTAAGAGATTCAaaatctcttttcaaatttaaaatctgaTTTTGTCTGCCTCGTTCACTTCCTTGATACTCCTATTTGAGTATTTCCCAAGCCTCTTTTGCTGTCTCACATGCAATTATTTTTAGAGAAGATTGAATTTGCAACTGAATTTTGAATTATAGTTTTGGCTTTGTATTTTTTGGTTTTCTCATCTGAATGAGCTTTGATTTGGGCAAGGGTAGGATTTGCAGGAAGTGGTTATATAAGTTTGTCTTCCATTACAACTTCTCATAGATCATAAGTTTCAAGATAAGATTTCATCTTCACTGACCAAATCTGATAGTTTTCACCAGTGAAAGTTTGTGGGGTATTCAAAGAGAGACCGTTGCTTGCCATTGttaaaaatttggttaaaaaTCGGTATGGGTAAAAATGCGTATGGTTTAAAAGTGATTGAAATTGGTTGTTTTTCAGCGAATTCAGAAATCCGTCAAGATCAAtggaggctctgataccactgataTGGATTTTAGAAAAATATGTAAGCAGCAAGAAGGTTGAAAATAGGATTGAAAAACTGTCTCTAAGATTTTATTAATCACAGGGCTTTAAATagccaaataaataaagtaataGACTCCTCCTACAACCAAATTACTAAACTCTTACtataattaaaattctgaatcttctaGCACACACACTATCAGAAATATAACGAGGGTGTTTTAATATGAAGGAGAATATAGTTTAGGGGGTTTTGGGGACACCGG contains:
- the LOC107782681 gene encoding cryptochrome DASH, chloroplastic/mitochondrial encodes the protein MNLNVMIKPPLSLTKLTASSLTFHCKFSKTNMHSSFSARARATPTVQNVPELTPEEMERVCEQTFQRYTSVSGLAKRKGKGVAIVWFRNDLRVLDNEALFRAWVSSEAILPVYCVDPTLFGTTHFFGMPKTGALRAQFIIESLTDLKRNLVKRGLDLMIQHGKPEEIIPSLAKAFKAHTVYAHKETCSEEVKVEKMVTRNLLEFVPPISGELGNEPRSTNATKLELIWGGTMYHIDDLPFDCESLPDVYTQFRKSVESKSRIRNCIRLPASLGPPPEVGEWGCVPQVTELGLQSEKVSKGMKFMGGESAALGRVHDYFWKKDLLKVYKVTRNGMLGPDYSTKFSPWLASGCLSPRFIYEEVKRYEKERQSNDSTYWVLFELIWRDYFRFLSIKQGNLLFHAGGPRKVDINWSQDQTMFDAWRRGQTGYPLIDANMKELASTGFMSNRGRQIVCSFLVRDMGIDWRMGAEWFETCLLDYDPCSNYGNWTYGAGVGNDPREDRYFSIPKQAQNYDPEGEFVAYWLPELRALPREKRHSPGMMYLKPIVALKHGYTKKTGDSKMAFASRRAKPEDNRRKGQGDRRTY
- the LOC107782680 gene encoding cytochrome P450 71D7-like translates to MDIQSSPFNLIALLLFISFLFILLKKWNTKIPKLPPGPWRLPLIGSLHHLKGKLPHHHLRDLARKYGPLMYLQLGEVPVVVISSPRIAKAVLKTHDLAFATRPRFMSSDIVFYKSRDISFAPYGDYWRQMRKILTQELLSNKMLKSFSTIRKDELSKLLSSIRLATASSAVNINEKLLWFTSCMTCRLAFGKICNDRDELIMLIREILALSGGFDVCDLFPSWKLLHNMSNMKARLTNVHHKYNLIMENIINEHKENHAAGIKGNNEFGGEDMIDALLRVKENNELQFPIENDNMKAVILDLFIAGTETSYTAIIWALSELMKHPSVMAKAQAEVRKVFKENENLDENDLDKLPYLKSVIKETLRMHPPVPLLGPRECREQTEIDGYTVPLKARVMVNAWAIGRDPESWEDPESFKPERFENISVDLTGNHYQFIPFGSGRRMCPGMSFGLVNTGHPLAQLLYFFDWKFPHKVNAADFHTTETSRVFAASKDDLYLIPTNHMEQE